The following are from one region of the Centropristis striata isolate RG_2023a ecotype Rhode Island chromosome 19, C.striata_1.0, whole genome shotgun sequence genome:
- the LOC131992065 gene encoding tripartite motif-containing protein 16-like, which translates to MAQRGIQMEEEKLCCSICLDRLKDPVTIPCGHSYCMSCIKSHWDTEDQKKVYSCPQCRQTFGSRPVLKKNTMLADLVEELKKTGLQPVRADYCFAGPEDVGCDVCTGRKLKAIKSCEQCLVSYCEQHLQPHYESPAFEKHKLVDLSKKLQENICTRHKEVMKIFCRTDQQLICYLCSMDEHKGHRTVTAAAERAERQKEAGLSQIKIQQRIQNREKNVKLLQQEMKALNHYADKAVEDNEKMFRDLIRLIKERSSDVKQQIRSQQKTEVSRVKELQEELEEEISDLRRKCIKLEQLKRTEDDTNFLLQYPSLTHFRESTDLPSSKSTPLQHFDDVAAAVSEARDKIEEILREEWTKISHALTNVDVFLPEAEPETREDLLKYSQRITLDPNTANRKLLLSKGNRKASNTGKKHVYSSHPDRFMKRSQVLSNESLTGRHYWEVKRSGIGMYLAVAYKDISRIGSESEFGVNDKSWALECVGFAFEFSHDNIKTSVSGPESDTMGVYLDHRAGILSFYSVSETMTLLHRVQTTFTQPLYAGLRADHFLGVGSSGEFCEPKDKINERFCCEFVNIGFSNCSTNV; encoded by the coding sequence ATGGCTCAGCGAGGAATTCAGATGGAGGAGGAAAAACTCTGCTGTTCAATCTGTCTGGATCGACTGAAGGATCCAGTGACTATTCCCTGTGGACACAGCTACTGTATGAGCTGTATTAAAAGTCACTGGGATACTGAGGATCAGAAGAAAGTTTACAGCTGTCCTCAATGCAGACAAACCTTTGGATCGAGGCCTGTCCTgaagaaaaacaccatgttggCAGATTTAGTGGAGGAACTGAAGAAAACTGGTCTCCAACCTGTTCGTGCAGACTACTGCTTTGCTGGACCTGAAGATGTGGGATGTGATGTCTGCACTGGGAGAAAGCTGAAAGCTATCAAGTCCTGTGAGCAGTGTCTGGTCTCTTACTGTGAGCAACACCTCCAGCCTCACTATGAATCCCCTGCCTTTGAAAAACACAAGCTGGTCGACCTCTCCAAGAAGCTTCAGGAGAACATCTGTACTCGTCACAAAGAGGTGATGAAGATTTTCTGCCGCACTGATCAGCAGCTAATCTGTTATCTGTGCTCCATGGATGAACATAAAGGCCacagaacagtgacagcagcagcagaacggGCTGAGAGGCAGAAAGAGGCTGGATTGAGTCAAATAAAAatccagcagagaatccagaacagagagaaaaatgtgaagCTTCTTCAGCAGGAGATGAAGGCTCTCAATCACTATGCTGATAAAGCTGTGGAGGACAATGAGAAGATGTTCAGAGATCTGATCCGTCTCATTAAGGAAAGAAGCTCCGATGTGAAGCAGCAGATCAGATCTCAGCAGAAAACTGAAGTCAGTCGAGTCAAAGAGcttcaggaggagctggaggaggagatttCTGATCTGAGGAGGAAATGCATCAAACTGGAACAACTGAAACGCACAGAGGATGACACCAACTTTCTTCTTCAATATCCCTCTCTGACACATTTTCGTGAATCCACAGACTTACCCAGTTCAAAAAGCACTCCACTGCAACACTTTGATGATGTGGCTGCAGCTGTGTCAGAGGCCAGAGACAAAATTGAGGAAATTCTTCGTGAGGAATGGACCAAAATCTCACATGCATTGACCAACGTGGATGTCTTTCTGCCAGAAGCAGAGCCAGAGACCAGAGaggatttattaaaatattcacaAAGAATTACAttggatccaaacacagcaaacagaAAGCTGTTGTTATCCAAGGGGAACAGAAAAGCATCAAACACAGGGAAAAAACATGTCTACTCCAGTCACCCAGACAGATTTATGAAAAGGTCCCAAGTCCTGAGTAATGAGAGTCTGACTGGACGTCATTACTGGGAGGTCAAGAGGAGTGGGATAGGAATGTATTTAGCTGTCGCATACAAGGATATTAGCAGAATAGGTTCAGAAAGTGAATTTGGAGTGAATGACAAGTCTTGGGCTTTGGAATGTGTAGGGTTTGCATTTGAATTCAGTCATGACAACATCAAAACTTCAGTCTCTGGTCCTGAGTCTGACACAATGggagtgtacctggatcacagGGCAGGTATcctgtccttctacagcgtctctgaaaccatgaccctcctccacagagtccagaccacatTTACTCAGCCTCTCTATGCTGGACTCAGGGCCGATCATTTTTTGGGTGTGGGATCATCCGGAGAGTTTTGTGAGCCAAAAGACAAAATCAACGAAAGATTCTGTTGTGAGTTTGTTAATATAGGGTTCTCCAACTGCTCAACCAATGTTTGA
- the LOC131992066 gene encoding tripartite motif-containing protein 16-like, whose protein sequence is MARRRIQMEEGKVCCSICLDRLKDPVTIPCGHSYCMNCIKRHWDEENQRTIPSCPQCRQIFGLRPVLVKNTMLADLVEELKKTGLLPVRADHCYAGPEDVGCDVCTGRKLKALKSCEQCLVSYCEQHLQPHYESPAFEKHKLVSPSKKIQENVCTRHNEVMKIFCRTDQKCICYLCSMEEHEGHNTVTAAVERAEWQKDLEVSQQKIQQRIKNREKDVKLLQQEVKDLNHSADKAVEDSEKIFTDLIRLIEKRSSDVKQQIKSKQTTEVSRVKELQEELEEEISHLRRKDIELEQLKRTEDDTKFLLRYPSPTHIRESRDLPSSTGGPLRYFDDVAEAVSEARDKLEEILGEEWTMISHALINVDVFLPEAEPRTRGEFLKYSHRITLDPNTANRKLLLSEGDRKALNTGKKQLYSSHPDRFMNRSQVLSNKSLTGRHYWEVKSSGIGVYVAVAYKDISRIGAESEFGMNDKSWAFQCLGPDHRLSHDNYTTPVSGCQSDTVGVYLDHRAGIMCFYSVSETMTLLHRVQTTFTQPLYAGLRAYSLLGLGSSAEFCEPKDKIN, encoded by the coding sequence atggcgcGGCGACGAATTCAGATGGAAGAGGGAAAAGTCTGCTGTTCGATCTGTCTGGATCGACTGAAGGATCCAGTGACGATTCCCTGTGGACACAGTTACTGTATGAACTGTATTAAAAGACACTGGGATGAAGAGAACCAGAGGACAATCCCCAGCTGTCCTCAGTGCAGACAGATCTTCGGATTGAGGCCTGTCCTggtgaaaaacaccatgttggCAGATTTAGTGGAGGAACTGAAGAAGACTGGTCTCCTACCTGTTCGTGCTGACCACTGCTATGCTGGACCTGAAGATGTGGGATGTGATGTCTGTACCGGGAGAAAGCTGAAAGCTCTCAAGTCCTGTGAGCAGTGTCTCGTCTCTTACTGTGAACAACACCTCCAGCCTCATTATGAATCCCCTGCCTTcgaaaaacacaagttggtcAGTCCCTCCAAGAAAATTCAGGAGAACGTCTGTACTCGCCACAACGAGGTGATGAAGATTTTCTGCCGCACTGATCAGAAGTGTATCTGTTATCTTTGCTCCATGGAAGAACACGAAGGCCACAACACAGTGACAGCTGCAGTAGAACGGGCTGAGTGGCAGAAAGACCTCGAGGTGAGTCAACAAAAGATCCAGCAGAGAATCaagaacagagagaaagatgtgaagctTCTTCAGCAGGAGGTGAAGGATCTCAATCATTCTGCTGATAAAGCTgtggaggacagtgagaagATCTTCACAGATCTGATCCGTCTCATTGAGAAAAGAAGCTCTGATGTGAAGCAGCAGATCAAATCTAAACAGACAACTGAAGTAAGTCGAGTCAAAGAGcttcaggaggagctggaggaggagatctCTCATCTGAGGAGGAAAGACATCGAATTGGAACAACTGAAACGCACAGAGGATGACACCAAGTTTCTACTTCGATACCCCTCTCCGACACATATTCGTGAATCCAGAGACTTACCCAGTTCCACCGGCGGTCCTCTGCGATACTTTGATGATGTGGCTGAAGCTGTGTCAGAGGCCAGAGACAAACTTGAGGAAATTCTTGGTGAGGAATGGACCATGATCTCACATGCGTTGATCAACGTGGATGTGTTTCTGCCTGAAGCAGAACCAAGGACCAGAGgtgaatttttaaaatattcacaCAGAATTacactggatccaaacacagcaaaTAGAAAGCTGTTGTTATCTGAGGGGGACAGAAAAGCATTAAACACAGGGAAAAAACAGTTGTACTCTAGTCACCCAGACAGATTTATGAACAGGTCCCAAGTCCTCAGTAATAAGAGTCTGACTGGACGTCATTACTGGGAGGTCAAATCGAGTGGGATTGGAGTGTATGTAGCTGTCGCATACAAAGATATCAGCAGAATAGGAGCAGAAAGTGAATTTGGAATGAATGACAAGTCTTGGGCTTTCCAATGTTTAGGGCCTGATCATAGATTGAGTCATGACAACTATACAACTCCAGTCTCTGGTTGTCAGTCTGACACAGTGggagtgtacctggatcacagGGCAGGTATCATGTGCTTCTATAGCGTCTCTGAAACCATGACCCTCCTCCATAGAGTCCAGACCACGTTCACTCAGCCTCTTTATGCTGGACTCAGGGCCTATAGTCTTTTGGGTTTGGGATCATCTGCAGAGTTTTGTGAGCCAAAAGACAAAATCAACTAA
- the LOC131992069 gene encoding tripartite motif-containing protein 16-like has protein sequence MAQRGIQMEKEKVCCAICLDLLKDPVGIPCGHSYCMNYIKRHWDEEDQRTIPSCPQCRQIFGSRPVLKKNTMLADLVELLKKTGLQAAPADHCYAGPEDVGCDVCTGRKLKALKSCEQCLVSYCEQHLQPHYESPAFAKHKLVDPSKKLKENVCTRHNEVMKIFCRTDQKCICYLCSMDEHKGHRTVSAAAERTKRQKDFGVSQQKIQQRMQKREKDVKLLQQEMKTLNHSADKAVEDSEKIFTDLIRLIEKRSSDVKQQIRSKQQTEVRRVKELQEELEEEISDLRRNGIELEQLTHTEDNIQFLQNCPSLSNLTDSKDSSIINIHPARHFEDVNAVVAEIRDKLQDILSESWTKTSLMKTQVDVFLPQAEPRSRADFLQYSCRITLAPNTANTEMSLSKGNRKATMMHSENAGSVVMALNLACPEPLSRDYLCRFQVLSRESLTGRCYWEVEWSGRFLSVAVTYPPIRRAGYQSVFGTNDKSWALCYLNSRYELTHNNITILVSGPYSSTVGVYLDHSAGILSFYSVSKTMTLIHRVQTKFTQPLYAGIFVGYGSTGELK, from the coding sequence atggcgcAGCGAGGAATTCAGATGGAGAAGGAAAAAGTCTGCTGTGCGATTTGTTTGGATTTACTGAAGGATCCAGTGGGGATTCCCTGTGGACACAGCTACTGTATGAACTATATTAAAAGACACTGGGATGAAGAGGATCAGAGGACAATCCCCAGTTGTCCTCAGTGCAGACAGATCTTCGGATCGAGGCCTGTCCTgaagaaaaacaccatgttggCAGATTTAGTGGAGCTACTAAAGAAGACTGGTCTCCAAGCTGCTCCAGCTGACCACTGCTATGCTGGACCTGAAGATGTGGGATGTGATGTCTGCACTGGGAGAAAGCTGAAAGCTCTCAAGTCCTGTGAGCAGTGTCTGGTCTCTTACTGTGAGCAACACCTCCAGCCTCACTATGAATCCCCTGCCTTTGCAAAACACAAGCTGGTTGACCCCTCCAAGAAGCTTAAGGAGAACGTCTGTACTCGCCACAATGAGGTGATGAAGATTTTCTGCCGCACTGATCAGAAGTGTATCTGTTATCTGTGTTCCATGGATGAACATAAAGGCCACAGAACAgtttcagctgcagcagaacggACTAAAAGGCAGAAAGACTTCGGGGTGAGTCAACAAAAGATCCAGCAGAGAAtgcagaagagagagaaagatgtaaAGCTTCTTCAGCAGGAGATGAAGACTCTCAATCATTCTGCTGATAAAGCTgtggaggacagtgagaagATCTTCACAGATCTGATCCGTCTCATTGAGAAAAGAAGCTCTGATGTGAAGCAGCAGATCAGATCTAAGCAGCAAACTGAAGTCAGACGAGTCAAAGAGcttcaggaggagctggaggaggagatctCTGATCTGAGGAGGAATGGCATCGAACTGGaacaactcacacacacagaggataaCATCCAGTTTCTACAGAACTGCCCCTCACTGTCAAATCTCACAGATTCTAAAGACTCATCCATCATCAATATCCATCCTGCACGACACTTTGAGGATGTGAATGCAGTTGTGGCAGAGATCAGAGACAAACTACAGGACATTCTTAGTGAGTCGTGGACCAAGACATCACTGATGAAGACTCAAGTGGATGTTTTCCTGCCGCAGGCAGAGCCCAGGTCCAGAGCTGATTTCTTACAATATTCATGTCGAATAACGTTAGCtccaaacacagcaaacacagagaTGTCATTATCTAAAGggaacagaaaagcaacaaTGATGCATTCTGAAAATGCAGGAAGTGTAGTTATGGCACTGAATTTAGCCTGTCCTGAACCACTTTCACGAGACTACCTCTGCAGGTTTCAGGTTCTGAGCAGAGAGAGTTTGACTGGAAgatgttactgggaggtggagtggagCGGGCGTTTTCTTTCAGTAGCAGTCACATACCCACCAATCAGAAGAGCAGGATACCAAAGTGTATTTGGGACCAATGACAAGTCTTGGGCATTATGCTATTTGAACAGCCGTTATGAGTTGACACATAACAACATCACAATTTTAGTCTCTGGTCCATACTCCTCCACAGTGggagtgtacctggatcacagtgcaggtattctgtccttctacagcgtctctAAAACCATGACCCTCatccacagagtccagaccaaATTCACTCAGCCCCTCTATGCTGGAATTTTTGTAGGTTATGGAAGCACAGGTGAGCTCAAGTAG